The region TTTGTAACAGAGTTTGACATGGTAGACTGGTAGGATTTTGCTTATAAGGAACATTTATTGGCTACGTCGAAAGTAGTCTTCATCCTTATGCTGTTTTGTATAAATAGCACCTGTTAACACCCCAAAATTGAAAGAGGATTCGTCGAGGCCGTAGTAAAAAATCGTCGTTTTAGAGTAGTTACGGACGATAGACCGCGATACCTGGATAAAATTCGGGACTTTGAGCGTTCTCTTTCATCAATATGTTCGGTGTAGTATTGGCAAATTGCCTGCAATCCTTGACAAGATGCTGAACATCCACATACCCAAACTGGATCGCGATACTCAGCCAGTCGAGCGTGGGGTTATTTTCCTTTAGTTTATAGGCTTTCCAGAACCGGCTGATGCGGGCAAAGAACTTGGGGCTAACCCCTACCTGTTGAATAAACCGCTTCTCAAACTGGCGCTGGCTCAAACACGCCTGATCCGCAACTTTATCTAGTCGAAACCCTTGTGGGTTATCAAAAATCAGTTGTCCAATGCGGTCTATTGGCCGGTTATCATCGCTGAGCCGACTGGTTTTTTTCCAGAAGAAAGCGTCCAGTATCCGAAATATGCTGTCATAGTCTGGTGCATTGGCCAACTGATCGTTCACCTCCCGAATATCTCGGCCCCAGATTAGTTCGGCGTCAATATTTTGATGCACGAATTCGCTCATCGGAACCTGAAGTAGTTTATACAACGCCCCCGGCATAAACCAGACATGAGCCAGCATAAACTCATGAGACAGTATGAGGTTTTGACGGGCATTCGGGCAACCGAAAAAAACGGTTTTTGCCCGTTTTTCCAGTAAGTTCAGTTCGGGTGTTTCGGCCCGGAGCTGCCCTCTTATATGAAATGTCATACCTTCTTCAGGCGTAACCGGATAGGCCTTTACCGGAGCAGGTAATGATGGGTCGACATCAATATGACATAGCATGTAGCTACGGATATACTGCCGTAAGAATGGACTGGGCTGAATGACACGAAAAACCATAGCTAATAATACTGATTATCAGGAGCTACGGCGATTTGTTTTTAGTAACCGGCCTAAAACGTCTGATTCTTACCACCAAACAACCTATCTGTTCATAAATCTTTGCCTAACTTCTTTAACGACAATAAGTTATGCAACGAAGACAATTCCTTACCTCAACACTTGTCGCATCAGCCTTTGCTGATCAGGCCACCCCTCCTAACCGGTTGGCCCCCCAAAAGCCTTTTACCGTTAAAGCCGGTGATGCCCGTTCTGGCGTTCATACGCCTTTTAAAGGGGTGAACGCCAATGACGTAAAAGTTTCCGGCAAAGATACCAATGGACAATTAGCTGTTTTTGAGTACATTGGCATTGAAAAAGTGGGACCTTCCCTGCACGTTCACCACGAACAGGATGAGATTTTTTCCATCATCGAAGGCGAATACCTTTTTCAGGTTGGCAACGAGAAATTTACTGTAAAAGCAGGCGATACCGTTTTCGCACCGCGAGGTATACCCCACACCTGGATTCAACTGTCGGAGCGGGGCAAACAGGTGTACATGGTACAACCGGCAGGTCAGCTGGAAGAATTCTTCCGGAAACTAACGGAGTTGAAAGGCCCGCCCACCGAGGAGCTGATCCAGAAAATGCATAAGGCCCACGGCATGACCGTACTGGGCCCAGGCCTAACGCTGAACTAACTATGGACGCCATCTTCGACTATCGACTACCCAGTCCGGCCCTGCGCGACTACGTACGGCAGTTGCAGTTAGTGGGCTGTTCGTTTCCGTCCTCGATGGCCGTTTTACCAGTTAAACCCTATTGGCCACGCGCCGAAAACAGTCTGGCGTTTTATCCGAAAGATCCTGAAAAACTGGAATATGGCTTTGACGGAGAACGAATTAGCAAACCTAGGTCAACGCTGAACGGCCAATATTCCATTGTCACGAACCGGCACGTAGGGTGTAATTTCATGGTGTTTCAGGTGAAATTTCAGCCGGGTGCCTTGTATCGACTGGTGGGTATACCGAGCCATGAACTGACCAACTCATTTGTCGATGCCGAAACCATATTCTCTTCCGAAATCAGCCGGGTGAACGAGCGGCTGAGTTACACCCGCCACTATACCGAGATGATTCCGATTGTAGAGGAGTTTCTGCTATATCTGGTCAACCGAGCCAAACGACGAGACCTACGGCCCATCGACAAAGTGAGCCGATTTATACTACAACACCCTTCCACGATTTCGCTCGACTGGCTGGCCGATCAGGCCTGTTTGTCGCAACGCCAGTTCTACCGGCAATTCATGGAGCGGGAGGGCATAAGTCCCAAATTATTCACCCGCATTGCCCGATTTGAGAACGCCATGAAGTTAAAAAATGCTCAGCCAGCCAAAGACTGGCTGAGCATTGCGCTGGAACTGGGTTATTACGATTATCAGCACCTGGTACGTGACTTCCGGGAGTTCACCCACCTGACGCCCAACCAGTTTGCCCAGCACGAGGGCCAGGCCCCTGAACGGACGTTTGGTGTTGCCGAGACGTACTGAAATGAGTCGTTTACCGACTAAATCGCCGGGCTGCCTCAAGCGTCAGCCCGGGCCTTCGGGGGCAACGGCTGGGGATTCAGCGCAACCGCATCCGTACGAGATTTTCGCCAGGGCTGCGGTTTTAGGTACGTCAGGCTCCGCCACAGCCACTCTACCGGGCCGTACTGATACCGGGCCAGCCACCCGTTGGAGAACGGAATTTGTAACGCAAAAAACACCAGCCCCAACCCTACCGAAGCAGCCATGCCCAGATGGCCCAATTGTCCCATGCCATAGCCTAAGAAGACCAATACACCAAACAGGGTGTCGGTAAGGTAGGTTGTCAGACCCATACGCCCGACCGATACCAGAGCATGCAGTAACACGGCCCGCGTTTGCCAGAACAACAGGGTTATACCGGCTACATAGAAAGCCGACAGCGTAGCCTGGTGGACGTCGAATGCAGTGTTGCTGACAACTCCAGTCCAGCCTTCGAGTTGGGCGAATATATCTCCCCCGGTCAACCACCAGAACACGCCTGTTGAGATAGCCGCCAACGCGCCTGACCACATCAGAAGCTGCCGAAAAAACTGCCGATGGTCGGGTGTATCGACAAACAGGCGTTTACGCCCTGCCCACAGCCCCATCAAAAACAGGCCAAGTGTAATAAACAACCGCCCCGAGATGACTTGAAAAATGCATGTGTCAACCAATCCGCTACGCATGTTCATCTGCACCACTTCGGCCAGCGTGCCCGACTGCTTAATGCGGAATTCTTCGGCGGTAATTTTCATAAATTCGGCTCCCTGAGCTTTTCCCGCTTCCACCTATGCGGGGGTGGTTAGCGGTGCAAACTGCGACTGAATACGATAAACAAGGAGCGGCACATTAAAGACCAAAATAAGGCTCAAAATCAGCAGAACGCGGCTGTTGGCTTTTCTGAAGAACACTAGAAATAGGCCCAGTATGGCGTAAATACGCAGAATGTCGCCCGAGTAGAACAGGCTATGGATAAACCCAATGACAAACAAAATCACCAGCCGCCAGAGTATACGACCCACAAACGGCCTGCCCGCGCGAGCCGCATTGTCCATCTGAATGGCAAAACTCAGTCCAAACAGAAACGAGAAAATGGTAAAGAATTTGCCGAACGTCAGTGTAGCGGATAGGCCTCCGACAAACTTGTCGATGGGCGAAAAAATAATGTTATAGTCTACCGGCGCCGGTCCGGCCAAGTACTGCCCGGCACAATGGGCCACAATAATGCCGACCAGGGCAAAGCCCCGCAGTGCATCAACTACGGAAATGCGGTCTGAATGGGCATTCAGCGTGGTTTGGCTTACTATAGATGGGAGGTTAGCAGTCATAGTGTCGATAGTTTAGCTGAAGGGGTGTTTGTATCCGGCCCGGTAGGATCGTTTGAGGAGGGTGACAGTCGGCAACGGCTCTGGCCAAAGCAGTCCGTATTCGTTGAAACGACCTCAGCCACGTATCAGGGCAGGATCGTGGCAGTCGCAGCCAGCAAAGAAGATTCAAGAAGCAGGCTAGTGTGTTTAAAATCAGCAAGTTGGCTTACTGATTGCTCTATTTTATTTCGATCAGCTTGTCATCAGCATAATCCTGCCAGGTCATAGCGGCAATTTTCCAGCTTTCTGCCTTTTTTTCCAGGACGGAAAATTGACAGCTATTAACTTTTTCACCATCGGGCATTTCGGCTGTAAGGGTAAAGGTCACCCAGGCCGAAGCTCCATTGATATGCGTCGTGTAGCGGGATATCGTATGCTTAGGGGGCTTCACATTGGCCATATCCTGTAAACGACCACCCACTATTTTTACCACATTCTCATAGCCGTGCGCTA is a window of Spirosoma linguale DSM 74 DNA encoding:
- a CDS encoding transcriptional regulator, AraC family (PFAM: helix-turn-helix- domain containing protein AraC type~SMART: Helix-turn-helix, AraC domain~KEGG: ccs:CCNA_03621 transcriptional regulator, AraC family) gives rise to the protein MVFRVIQPSPFLRQYIRSYMLCHIDVDPSLPAPVKAYPVTPEEGMTFHIRGQLRAETPELNLLEKRAKTVFFGCPNARQNLILSHEFMLAHVWFMPGALYKLLQVPMSEFVHQNIDAELIWGRDIREVNDQLANAPDYDSIFRILDAFFWKKTSRLSDDNRPIDRIGQLIFDNPQGFRLDKVADQACLSQRQFEKRFIQQVGVSPKFFARISRFWKAYKLKENNPTLDWLSIAIQFGYVDVQHLVKDCRQFANTTPNILMKENAQSPEFYPGIAVYRP
- a CDS encoding Cupin 2 conserved barrel domain protein (PFAM: Cupin 2 conserved barrel domain protein~KEGG: ret:RHE_PE00168 hypothetical protein), producing the protein MQRRQFLTSTLVASAFADQATPPNRLAPQKPFTVKAGDARSGVHTPFKGVNANDVKVSGKDTNGQLAVFEYIGIEKVGPSLHVHHEQDEIFSIIEGEYLFQVGNEKFTVKAGDTVFAPRGIPHTWIQLSERGKQVYMVQPAGQLEEFFRKLTELKGPPTEELIQKMHKAHGMTVLGPGLTLN
- a CDS encoding transcriptional regulator, AraC family (PFAM: helix-turn-helix- domain containing protein AraC type~SMART: Helix-turn-helix, AraC domain~KEGG: ccs:CCNA_03621 transcriptional regulator, AraC family), which codes for MDAIFDYRLPSPALRDYVRQLQLVGCSFPSSMAVLPVKPYWPRAENSLAFYPKDPEKLEYGFDGERISKPRSTLNGQYSIVTNRHVGCNFMVFQVKFQPGALYRLVGIPSHELTNSFVDAETIFSSEISRVNERLSYTRHYTEMIPIVEEFLLYLVNRAKRRDLRPIDKVSRFILQHPSTISLDWLADQACLSQRQFYRQFMEREGISPKLFTRIARFENAMKLKNAQPAKDWLSIALELGYYDYQHLVRDFREFTHLTPNQFAQHEGQAPERTFGVAETY